A region from the Poecilia reticulata strain Guanapo linkage group LG12, Guppy_female_1.0+MT, whole genome shotgun sequence genome encodes:
- the LOC103473556 gene encoding chondroitin sulfate proteoglycan 4-like isoform X2, translated as MGSFLADLLILLISIGHVYAVSFYGNGYIHLQAIEKSIQTLIHVRFHTSSQSGLLLLAAGQRDFLLLELISGCLQVRLNLGSGERLLRSERGIHLNDLAWHTVDLNHTHHNINMIVDRSSHTTLRMPGPDLELSIEDGLFVGGTAGLKHPYLLNISTGFRGCLDEAVFNEHNLLSSLQPYSGYKSIHEVSLGCSPQFLATEEDPVRFSSSKAFISLPQWEVLQEGTFECELHPSWTDENGLVLYSSGSDGGFVSIEIRDGHLVASIGNGKGSKTELHSLTHVYSKHTWYPIQLLLQPDSIQLKVGKELVKASLSQELQAIQPKGPLVLGGLDDVAVGKARSAGLASVPFGEEGGGRSFKGCLQKIRVNTQKTGLPHAMVTKDITVGCNIGQAPKVVIISNPTDLPDFDVTTTQMISNKRTTNLLVLRTLEVAEGGQTLLEPKHVRVNIDFRKLGIHSSELMCRIVDPPVHGQLHLNPNPDPDGLPEETQERIIGIGAKEKDRSFSMLDLWRGRVMYVHSGSEDQNDFFMFSIFFNNKKPLPVLLEDNHVHRFNISITPVNDPPVLSLPQGNLFTLPEKSKRQLTTDMLRVSDPDNSPEDLVFNSMGNLNSEAGYLENLDYPGRPINLFSLSDLEEGKISFVHTGVSASRLVLRASDGHRVSNAVVLRIMAVTLEYKLVNKTGLEVNQGESAIISTRHLAVRVSVADSSVDVWYDVTDLPQFGEIQRLHSSGEWKSTTFFSQKILEKERIRYISTYRGIQTQSNITDQFKCKIVINSVAKEEVVFPIEIRWIQFKVTRSKMEVTGLESAVLTPEDLHVISKGVKISESDLFYKVLTAPKKGRLFLNQMVLQKNSNFSQENITEGLVKYELFNRLHDDTRDVFSFQVFSAHAASTPYDFRINIKAESSAVTIINKGLLILEGASKVITKDILFTHTASNREVLYNVTVSPKHGQLRKINLSNSTSINDNILTFSNQDITEERIMYVHDDSETRQDYFTFQIAVYKPHKNTNKKEDGNTEEHMFNISVQLVNDQRPVRVVDEVFHVARDGQRLVTLKDLRYRDDDSDFEDSWLVYTRRGIPMGELVLASDPSHRLYEFTQRDLEQNKVLFIHSGVSFGRFVLFVTDGKHYVSALLEVMAQDPYLQVENNTGLMVQQGGIAALTSVNLSVISNLDIRDPQEVTFEIYVPPKHGVLCFNDGQKEAIIGTDAISVFTQRDLVAGRLAYHHSGGHELLDFFNVTARARERSTERRTERGRRDVHLDIGVPVKIYLESHHRPPTIKTNRPVVVAEGQNTSISREDVEVVHEDSLPSDIVFTVQEPPIVGIIYRVSGSNNLENVHREKQDLEKGFKEQIVSSFTQEDLNQRSIMYQQQAVGSINDSIVLEATNGVTKIGPIRVMIDIIPILLPLKVLNLTLDEGSSLPLTSSIIKVASHHFAGLNFLYQVIAPPRFGHLEHSRIPGMPINAFTHTEVELEYISYVHDGSETLKDNFTIVANQTEMKKHSLPCTVYITVTPVNDETPAVTTNRGLKVWVGSVTEISTNELSADDVDTPPEGLEFVITPPSNGHLALKSAPSRHILNFTQNHIQSRMLVFVHSGALSGGFHFQVNDGVNFAPRQIFSTTAHDLVLTLQKNHPMEVYPGSVTPISEQELQVVTNNISDIGRNQSVVFAVTAPPKFGRLVLRMPDNSFRNISTFTQSMVSDGLILYDQNQPESVGWSAADSFSFTVSSPPAFLPPHTFTLLISYQANEHLGNVQHRTRLLNNAGAVVAEGGRVTIDRSKLDASNLLGNLPESHRKNHHIMYRVISLPRHGALTIQGHNLTRQSDFSQATLNKFGIMYLHDDSETTKDSFTFRAWVAPLHLPSSSSSLSLSAFSSDSSSTSFSPLYSPSSSSFPGLGTASHRRPAVDSVAVTEMFNITVTPVNDHPPLIRSRAPSMKVVVGERVILGPDNLQVEDHDTPPEELHYLVISKPNNGYLTLGERPEIVTSFTQYDVNHGRLHFTQQGEVSTGVFYFNVTDGHHRPLYKLFSMEVVKPSVSMVNNTGLSLVQGRTAVVLTTNQLAAQTNGQRQANISYTVTKHPRHGRIAINDQEVTTFRHEDLQFGRVVYHMTDLSESEDSFQVSVSAWSAGVDYGRVTGQTVNVTVRPLIYLREPVRVPSGIAVKLGKAMIDASELARISRVDPVFEVLSPPKHGKLVKITYDPNHALQALKSFTFRDVVQGRVAIEETLSDADNQIHNNESSLTKARGHTPATPLNDSFTFLLKAGNVQPAKGELHFTIFPHHQMRHGTRGDHKAHGASHERMTPHLGADNRTTLGAGHRDSVGHSATAESSHPHILSNKNHNKTQRKAKPHSRWGNRTRSHGGRSGSIPEVAVEEGHTHAPQPHTPPVPEVPVPISPPIPDLVQVEILPRPASDPLLIILPLLACLLLIIILVVLILVFRHRKEKQARQRLMHELAAMQLPTEDSPYLGQPERSMAMPNVLVTQLGSASCPTSPRIPMSPRRSLAPGMTFWGPFESNLAGRDGNIRGRNNSERDSGDTPQVPPAGFKTSWRSQSPTLKDSQYWV; from the exons ATGGGAAGTTTTTTGGCTGATCTGCTAATACTTCTGATTTCCATAGGACACGTTTATGCAG TTTCCTTTTATGGCAATGGCTACATTCACCTGCAAGCAATAGAAAAGTCCATTCAGACGTTAATCCACGTACGATTTCATACCTCAAGTCAGTCTGGGCTACTGCTTTTGGCAGCAGGACAGAGAGACTTTTTACTTCTTGAGCTGATTTCTGGATGCCTGCAG GTACGACTGAACCTGGGCTCAGGTGAGCGGTTGCTACGTTCAGAAAGGGGTATCCATCTTAACGATCTGGCCTGGCACACAGTGGATCTCAACCATACACACCACAACATCAACATGATTGTCGATCGAAGTTCTCACACCACTCTCCGAATGCCAGGACCAGATTTGGAGCTTAGCATTGAGGATGGGCTTTTTGTTGGTGGGACAGCTGGACTAAAACATCCTTACCTTCTGAACATCTCAACTGGATTTAGGGGTTGCTTGGATGAAGCTGTCTTCAATGAACACAACCTACTGTCCAGCCTTCAGCCGTATTCTGGGTACAAAAGCATCCACGAGGTATCCCTGGGTTGTAGTCCGCAGTTTTTAGCAACAGAAGAAGACCCTGTGAGGTTTTCCAGCTCTAAAGCCTTTATCTCTCTCCCACAATGGGAGGTCCTGCAAGAGGGGACATTTGAGTGTGAACTTCACCCTTCCTGGACAGATGAAAATGGACTTGTCTTGTACAGCTCTGGGAGTGACGGAGGGTTTGTCTCTATTGAGATCAGAGACGGTCACCTTGTGGCCTCAATAGGAAATGGAAAGGGTAGTAAAACTGAGCTGCATTCACTGACACATGTCTACAGCAAGCACACCTGGTACCCCATCCAGCTGCTCCTGCAACCTGACAGCATCCAACTGAAGGTAGGCAAGGAGTTAGTGAAGGCCAGCCTGAGTCAGGAACTTCAGGCCATCCAGCCCAAAGGACCTCTTGTCCTTGGAGGACTGGATGATGTCGCTGTAGGAAAAGCAAGAAGTGCTGGATTAGCTTCTGTTCCTTttggagaagaaggaggaggaagatcaTTTAAAGGCTGCCTCCAAAAAATTAGAGTGAACACTCAAAAAACTGGCTTACCTCATGCCATGGTCACCAAAGACATTACTGTCGGCTGCAACATAGGTCAGGCTCCAAAGGTAGTGATCATTTCCAATCCAACAGATCTCCCCGACTTTGATGTTACCACAACACAAATGATCAGCAACAAGAGGACCACAAACCTATTGGTGCTTCGAACCCTGGAGGTAGCTGAAGGAGGCCAGACACTACTTGAACCCAAACACGTGAGG GTGAATATTGATTTTCGCAAACTGGGGATCCATTCATCAGAACTGATGTGTCGCATTGTTGACCCTCCTGTTCATGGTCAGCTACATTTGAACCCCAATCCAGATCCAGATGGGTTGCCTGAGGAAACACAGGAGAGAATTATAGGGATAGGAGCAAAGGAGAAGGACCGATCTTTCAGCATGCTGGACCTGTGGCGAGGTCGGGTTATGTACGTTCACAGTGGCTCAGAGGACCAAAAtgacttcttcatgttttcaATCTTCTTTAACAATAAGAAGCCGCTGCCTGTACTTCTGGAAGACAACCATGTGCACCGGTTTAATATCAGCATCACTCCAGTTAATGATCCTCCTGTTCTCAGCTTACCACAAGGAAACCTTTTCACTCTGCCGGAGAAGTCCAAACGACAG CTGACAACAGATATGCTGAGAGTCTCAGATCCTGACAACAGTCCTGAGGATCTTGTTTTTAACTCAATGGGGAACCTCAATTCTGAAGCTGGTTACCTCGAGAACCTAGATTACCCTGGCAG GCCTATCAACTTGTTCTCTCTGAGTGATCTGGAGGAGGGTAAGATCAGTTTCGTGCACACAGGAGTTTCTGCCTCCAGGCTGGTCCTCAGAGCCAGTGATGGGCATAGA GTCAGCAATGCTGTAGTTTTACGGATCATGGCAGTTACTCTTGAATACAAACTAGTGAATAAAACTGGACTGGAGGTGAATCAGGGAGAATCGGCCATCATCAGCACCAGACACCTTGCGGTGCGGGTCAGTGTGGCTGATAGTTCAGTGGACGTGTGGTATGATGTGACGGACTTACCACAGTTTGGTGAGATCCAGAGGTTACACTCAAGTGGCGAATGGAAATCCACTACCTTTTTCTCACAGAaaattctggaaaaagaaaggaTTCGATATATTAGCACCTACCGTGGAATTCAGACTCAGAGCAACATTACAGACCAATTCAAATGCAAGATAGTAATCAATTCAGTCGCCAAAGAGGAGGTTGTTTTCCCCATAGAGATCCGCTGGATTCAGTTCAAGGTAACAAGGAGCAAGATGGAAGTGACCGGCCTTGAGAGTGCTGTTCTCACACCGGAAGACCTTCATGTGATTTCTAAAGGTGTTAAAATCAGTGAGAGTGAtcttttttacaaagttttgaCAGCTCCAAAGAAAGGACGATTGTTCCTCAACCAAATGGTTCTGCAAAAGAACTCAAACTTTAGCCAAGAGAACATCACAGAGGGTTTGGTTAAGTATGAGCTTTTTAACAGGCTGCATGATGACACAAGAGATGTCTTCAGTTTTCAGGTGTTCTCTGCTCATGCTGCTTCAACACCTTATGACTTCAGAATCAACATTAAAGCCGAGTCAAGTGCCGTAACCATCATAAATAAAGGCCTTTTAATCCTTGAAGGAGCAAGTAAAGTAATTACGAAAGATATTTTGTTCACTCACACAGCAAGCAACCGGGAGGTTCTTTATAACGTAACAGTGAGCCCCAAGCATGGCCAGCTAAGGAAGATCAATCTATCCAACTCAACTTCCATTAATGACAACATACTGACGTTCAGCAATCAGGACATCACAGAGGAGCGAATCATGTACGTTCATGATGACAGCGAGACCAGACAGGATTACTTCACGTTTCAAATTGCTGTTTACAAAccgcacaaaaacacaaacaagaaggAAGACGGAAACACAGAGGAGCACATGTTTAACATCTCTGTGCAACTCGTCAATGATCAGAGACCCGTCAGGGTTGTCGATGAAGTCTTTCACGTTGCCCGGGATGGACAGAGGTTGGTGACGCTGAAAGACTTGCGGTACCGAGACGATGACTCGGATTTTGAAGACAGCTGGCTGGTCTACACTCGGAGGGGGATTCCAATGGGGGAGTTGGTGCTGGCCAGTGATCCCAGTCACAGGCTGTATGAGTTCACACAACGGGACCTTGAGCAG AATAAGGTGTTGTTTATCCACAGTGGGGTCAGTTTTGGCCGCTTTGTGCTTTTTGTAACAGATGGAAAACATTATGTTTCAGCGCTGCTGGAG GTGATGGCGCAGGATCCATACCTGCAGGTGGAGAACAACACAGGCCTCATGGTCCAGCAGGGTGGGATTGCAGCCCTGACTTCTGTTAACCTCAGCGTCATCAGCAACCTCGACATTCGGGATCCTCAGGAAGTGACTTTCGAGATCTATGTTCCACCTAAACATGGCGTTCTCTGCTTCAACGACGGGCAGAAGGAGGCGATCATAGGAACTGATGCCATTTCAGTTTTCACCCAGAGAGATCTGGTGGCGGGGCGTCTGGCATATCACCACAGCGGAGGTCACGAGTTGTTGGATTTTTTCAATGTGACGGCAAGAGCAAGGGAAAGAAGCACTGAGAGGCGGACTGAACGAGGGAGGAGGGACGTGCATCTAGATATTGGAGTGCCGGTGAAGATATACTTAGAGAGTCATCACAGACCTCCAACTATCAAAACCAACCGTCCAGTTGTGGTGGCCGAGGGACAGAACACCTCCATTAGCAGAGAAGACGTAGAA GTTGTCCATGAGGACAGTTTACCATCAGATATAGTCTTCACTGTCCAAGAACCTCCTATAGTGGGCATCATTTATAGAGTATCAGGCAGCAACAATCTGGAAAATGTTCATAGAGAAAAACAGGACCTTGAAAAG GGTTTCAAGGAACAGATTGTGTCTTCCTTTACCCAAGAGGATCTCAACCAGAGATCAATCATGTATCAGCAGCAGGCTGTTGGAAGCATCAATGACTCTATCGTCTTGGAAGCAACCAATGGGGTGACAAAGATTGGACCTATCAGGGTGATGATTGACATCATACCTATCCTGCTTCCACTTAAG GTGTTGAACTTGACCTTGGATGAAGGGTCATCCCTGCCACTCACATCCAGCATAATCAAGGTTGCCAGTCATCACTTTGCAGGGCTGAATTTCCTTTACCAGGTTATTGCTCCACCAAGGTTTGGACACTTAGAGCACAGCCGTATCCCAGGGATGCCTATCAATGCTTTCACTCACACAGAG GTGGAGCTTGAGTACATCTCCTATGTCCATGATGGCAGTGAAACACTAAAGGACAACTTCACGATTGTAGCCAATCAAACTGAGATGAAAAAGCACAGCTTGCCATGCACCGTTTACATCACAGTCACACCTGTCAATGACGAGACCCCTGCTGTGACCACCAACCGTGGCCTAAAG GTTTGGGTGGGTTCTGTAACAGAAATAAGTACAAATGAACTCAGTGCAGATGATGTGGATACTCCACCCGAGGGCCTGGAGTTTGTCATCACGCCACCTAGCAACGGTCACTTGGCTCTGAAGAGCGCCCCCTCCAGACACATCCTGAACTTTACCCAAAATCACATCCAGAGCAGGATGCTGGTGTTTGTGCACAGTG GTGCATTATCAGGGGGCTTTCACTTTCAGGTGAATGATGGAGTTAACTTTGCTCCTCGGCAGATCTTCAGCACAACAGCCCATGATCTGGTTCTTACCTTACAGAAGAACCACCCTATGGAGGTGTACCCAG GCTCTGTGACACCAATCTCAGAACAGGAGCTTCAGGTTGTTACCAACAACATCAGTGACATTGGAAGGAACCAGTCTGTGGTTTTTGCTGTGACTGCACCTCCCAAATTTGGACGTCTGGTCCTACGAATGCCTGATAACtctttcagaaacatttctacatttacaCAGAGCATG GTGAGTGATGGGTTGATTCTGTACGACCAGAACCAGCCGGAGTCGGTTGGGTGGTCAGCTGCGGACTCCTTTTCTTTCAccgtttcctctcctccagcttTTCTTCCTCCGCACACCTTCACCCTTTTAATCTCCTACCAAGCCAACGAACACCTGGGCAACGTCCAACACAGGACTAGACTACTAAACAATGCAG GTGCCGTGGTGGCCGAAGGAGGCAGAGTGACCATTGACCGCTCTAAGCTCGATGCCTCCAACCTGCTGGGAAACCTCCCAGAGTCACACAGAAAGAACCACCACATCATGTACCGAGTGATTTCTCTGCCCAGACACGGAGCGCTGACCATACAGGGACACAATCTCACCAG aCAGTCAGATTTCTCTCAGGCCACCCTAAACAAGTTTGGCATCATGTATCTCCACGACGACTCAGAGACGACGAAGGACAGCTTCACATTTCGAGCCTGGGTGGCTCCTTTGCAtcttccctcttcctcctcttccttatCCCTGTCTGCCTTTTCCTCTGATTCCTCTTCcacctctttctctcctctctaCTCTCCTTCGTCATCCTCCTTTCCTGGACTGGGCACAGCCTCTCATCGCCGCCCTGCGGTGGATAGCGTGGCGGTGACAGAGATGTTCAACATCACTGTGACGCCAGTCAATGACCATCCGCCACTAATCAGGAGCAGAGCTCCGAGCATGAAGGTTGTGGTTGGGGAGAGAGTCATTCTTGGACCTGACAACCTTCAG gttgaGGATCATGACACGCCACCAGAAGAGCTGCACTACCTTGTGATCAGTAAGCCCAACAATGGCTACCTGACTTTGGGAGAAAGGCCAGAGATAGTGACCTCTTTCACCCAGTATGACGTCAACCACGGTCGACTACATTTTACACAGCAG GGTGAGGTTTCAACTGGAGTTTTCTACTTCAATGTCACCGACGGCCACCACCGTCCGCTCTACAAGCTGTTTAGCATGGAGGTGGTTAAACCGTCGGTATCCATGGTTAACAACACCGGCCTGTCGTTGGTTCAAGGTCGCACGGCGGTGGTGCTGACAACCAACCAGCTGGCGGCTCAAACCAATGGTCAGCGACAGGCCAATATCTCCTACACAGTCACCAAGCACCCACGCCACGGACGCATCGCCATCAACGACCAGGAGGTCACCACCTTCCGGCATGAGGACCTCCAGTTTGGGCGAGTGGTCTATCACATGACTGACCTCAGCGAATCAGAGGACAGCTTCCAGGTGTCAGTGTCAGCCTGGTCTGCTGGTGTTGACTATGGGAGAGTGACGGGGCAGACGGTGAACGTTACAGTGCGTCCTCTGATCTACCTGAGAGAGCCAGTCAGAGTACCGAGTGGCATCGCAGTGAAACTGGGCAAAGCCATGATTGATGCCTCCGAACTGGCCAGAATCAGCAGAGTCGATCCGGTCTTTGAGGTTCTTTCTCCaccaaaacatggaaaattagTCAAG ATTACCTACGACCCAAACCACGCGTTACAGGCACTGAAGTCATTTACATTCAGGGATGTCGTTCAGGGCCGAGTTGCCATAGAAGAGACTCTCAGTGACGCCGACAACCAGATTCACAATAACGAATCCTCGCTCACAAAAGCGCGAGGCCACACTCCAGCCACACCCCTCAACGATTCCTTCACCTTCCTGCTGAAGGCCGGGAACGTCCAGCCAGCAAAGGGCGAGCTTCACTTCACCATCTTCCCGCACCACCAGATGCGCCACGGCACAAGAGGTGACCACAAAGCGCACGGTGCGAGCCACGAGCGCATGACCCCCCATTTGGGAGCAGACAACAGAACGACTCTGGGAGCCGGACACAGAGACTCTGTGGGACACAGTGCGACTGCCGAGAGCTCGCAccctcacattttgtcaaacaaaaaccacaacaagACTCAGCGGAAGGCAAAACCCCACAGCCGCTGGGGGAACCGAACGCGCAGTCATGGAGGACGATCAGGGAGCATCCCAGAGGTAGCAGTGGAAGAAGGCCACACTCATGCCCCACAACCCCACACTCCTCCGGTACCAGAAGTGCCGGTTCCAATAAGCCCTCCAATCCCCGACCTGGTCCAAGTCGAGATCCTCCCCCGTCCCGCCTCTGATCCCCTCCTCATTATCCTTCCTCTGCTGGCCTGTTTGCTTCTCATCATTATCCTcgtggttctgattctggttttCCGGCATCGCAAAGAGAAACAAGCTCGGCAGAGACTGATGCATGAACTGGCTGCCATGCAGCTGCCCACCGAGGACAGCCCATACCTGGGCCAACCGGAGAGAAGCATGGCCATGCCCAACGTGCTGGTCACCCAACTCGGCTCCGCAAGCTGCCCCACCTCCCCCAGGATCCCCATGAGCCCAAGGAGGAGTCTGGCTCCAGGAATGACCTTCTGGGGGCCGTTTGAATCCAACTTAGCAggcagggatggaaacatcagAGGTCGTAACAACAGCGAAAGAGATTCTGGTGATACACCCCAAGTTCCTCCTGCAGGATTTAAAACCTCGTGGAGATCCCAGTCCCCAACTCTTAAAGACAGCCAGTATTGGGTTTGA